DNA sequence from the Verrucomicrobiota bacterium genome:
CAATCGTAATATCCTTAACATTAGTTACTTACCAACCACATGCCCAAACCACTATTCACCGTGGCGGGGCCGGAATTATGCCATCCGAATCGTTCAAAAAATTGTCTCATTTAATACTGGATTGTCCAGGGATCAGGTGATATGTTTTTCAAAAATACTAAGAACGTGTACAAAAATGCACACAGAACTGAATTGAGTGATATGAAAACTCGCCAAATAACTCGAACGGCCTTCACGTTAATTGAATTATTAGTCGTCATTGCCATCATCGCCATTCTGGCGGGATTATTGTTGCCGGCCTTGGCCAACGCCAAGCTCAAGGCCACGGGTGCCAAGTGTCTCTCCAACGCCAAACAACTTTGTCTTGGCTGGATCATGTATGCGGATGACAACGAAAATGAGCTGGTGTTGAATCCTTCCAATGGCGGTGGTACGGTGGCGACAAATCTGGCATGGTCCACCGGTAACATGGGAAATGCGACGGATGCTACAAATGTTCTTGTGATACGCAATGCGCTACTGTATCCTTTCGTTAACAGCACGGAAGTTTATAAGTGCCCGGGTGATAAGCGGAATGTCGTGAGGGATATCCAAATGAACTCGCGGATGGGTGGCGGTGGCAAGACCGGCGATAATAATGTTAATTTCTATATCTTTTTAACTTCTCCGACGATCACCAAACCCTCAGATTTTTGGGTATTTA
Encoded proteins:
- a CDS encoding type II secretion system protein; this translates as MFFKNTKNVYKNAHRTELSDMKTRQITRTAFTLIELLVVIAIIAILAGLLLPALANAKLKATGAKCLSNAKQLCLGWIMYADDNENELVLNPSNGGGTVATNLAWSTGNMGNATDATNVLVIRNALLYPFVNSTEVYKCPGDKRNVVRDIQMNSRMGGGGKTGDNNVNFYIFLTSPTITKPSDFWVFMDENEVNANDGYLRVDPVLTYDTVTWGSGGFNDYPSVYHGGAAGLSFADGRAGMHRWRDERTLKATPGGGQNNDTVWLMQHATEQKNGNSWPLPNPN